GCCGGTCGGCAGCTTCTTCCGCCGTGGGTATCTTGGTGTAGCTGTCGCCCCGCCGGGGTTCCCGGAAACGCTGATGATCGCCGTCGAAGTACAGGTCTATCAGTCCGGTGCGCCCGAATTTGTTCTTGGCTATCTTCACCGAGGCCCGCTCCGGTGACTGGCGGATGTCCCGCACAGCAGGCCTGTCCAGCAGCATGATGACGTCGCCGCCCTGCTCGATGGCAGAGCTGCCCTTCAGGGCGAACATACTCTGCTTCTCCTGCCCGGCCTGACGGGAGGGCTGAGACAGCAGCATGATATGGCACTGGCAGTAGGGCAGCTTGGCTACCCGCTTGAACTCGCTGACGATATACTCCAGCCGGTCGGCAGTGCTGTTGGCCTGCCAGCCGGTGCGGCAGAACTGGAGGAAATCCACCAGCACGAGGTCGGGCTTCAGGGCTACGATGCGCTCGGCCATCTGCTCCACGAAGTATACGGTGTCCCAGATGTACAGCCGCCCGTCCTTCAGCAGGCTGAGGGCCGTGTCGGCAAACAGCTTCTGTCCGGCAGAATCCAGATGCTTATTGGCTATGCTGTCGTAGTCAAGTTTGCCGGTAGCGGCAACCAGACGCTCCATCAGCTGCACGTCCGACATCTCCAGAGA
Above is a genomic segment from Abditibacteriota bacterium containing:
- a CDS encoding AAA family ATPase; this translates as MSEEYTQLDYEKGAVGATFANWNEAREYRGRLRVEDFGDRDCAASWSLFLKVETLDEYLSRLGQSKLVAFVTACSDGMLAMAPSLLPWVMDKVRSGGMKRRMREGVRDIFQRDGDLLDELGGLVDRERKQLGSGDDKGLPARLYQAVMDDVTDNDLSRRLYTGINPMDTLLGGLRLGNVSILGAEPSTGKTALALNIAMNALSRGRKVLFFSLEMSDVQLMERLVAATGKLDYDSIANKHLDSAGQKLFADTALSLLKDGRLYIWDTVYFVEQMAERIVALKPDLVLVDFLQFCRTGWQANSTADRLEYIVSEFKRVAKLPYCQCHIMLLSQPSRQAGQEKQSMFALKGSSAIEQGGDVIMLLDRPAVRDIRQSPERASVKIAKNKFGRTGLIDLYFDGDHQRFREPRRGDSYTKIPTAEEAADRPW